The following coding sequences lie in one Rutidosis leptorrhynchoides isolate AG116_Rl617_1_P2 chromosome 4, CSIRO_AGI_Rlap_v1, whole genome shotgun sequence genomic window:
- the LOC139844157 gene encoding dof zinc finger protein DOF3.6-like isoform X1 translates to MVFSSLPTNLDHPNWPQQPTGGDGDHEISQLPPSLIMPPPPPLVGGGDGRFVPISGRMTTLPHQQETAMKCPRCESTNTKFCYFNNYSLSQPRHFCKTCRRYWTRGGALRSVPVGGGCRRNKKSKGSRGSSSKSPATTTSSTSNTPISPNSYATDNSILGHLAHNNRPPQFPIMPPALHHFGGGDLGLTFGDGNGTRMINLGQDSNYPFLEGANSGGMYGEGPSNYGGQVAGMKMEENHHNQQQHQGTNLSRNFLGISGNDQFLGTSNVAWGTTDLSGFPSSSTTTPHLL, encoded by the exons ATGGTTTTTTCATCACTTCCTACCAATCTGGATCATCCCAATTGGCCTCAACAG CCAACTGGAGGTGATGGTGATCATGAAATTTCTCAGCTTCCTCCATCACTTATTATGCCGCCACCTCCGCCGCTAGTAGGAGGTGGAGATGGAAGATTTGTACCAATATCCGGAAGGATGACAACGCTTCCACATCAGCAAGAAACAGCTATGAAATGCCCTAGATGTGAATCTACTAATACTAAGTTTTGTTACTTCAACAATTACAGTCTATCTCAGCCACGTCACTTTTGCAAGACTTGCCGGAGATATTGGACTCGAGGTGGCGCGTTAAGGAGCGTCCCAGTTGGCGGTGGCTGCCGTAGAAACAAGAAGAGCAAGGGATCAAGGGGTTCTAGTTCAAAGTCTCCTGCTACCACTACAAGCTCAACTAGTAATACACCAATATCTCCTAATAGTTACGCCACGGATAATTCGATATTAGGGCATTTGGCTCACAACAATAGACCACCTCAATTTCCAATTATGCCCCCAGCTTTACATCACTTTGGAGGTGGGGATCTTGGTTTAACATTTGGTGATGGAAATGGAACTCGTATGATCAATCTTGGTCAAGATAGTAATTATCCATTTTTGGAAGGTGCTAATAGTGGCGGTATGTACGGTGAAGGCCCATCGAACTACGGTGGACAAGTTGCAGGGATGAAGATGGAGGAAAATCATCATAATCAACAGCAACATCAAGGAACAAATTTATCAAGAAACTTTCTTGGTATTTCAGGAAATGATCAATTCTTGGGTACTAGCAATGTTGCATGGGGTACAACTGATCTAAGTGGTTTCCCTTCTTCTTCTACTACTACACCCCATCTCTTGTGA
- the LOC139844157 gene encoding dof zinc finger protein DOF3.6-like isoform X2: MPPPPPLVGGGDGRFVPISGRMTTLPHQQETAMKCPRCESTNTKFCYFNNYSLSQPRHFCKTCRRYWTRGGALRSVPVGGGCRRNKKSKGSRGSSSKSPATTTSSTSNTPISPNSYATDNSILGHLAHNNRPPQFPIMPPALHHFGGGDLGLTFGDGNGTRMINLGQDSNYPFLEGANSGGMYGEGPSNYGGQVAGMKMEENHHNQQQHQGTNLSRNFLGISGNDQFLGTSNVAWGTTDLSGFPSSSTTTPHLL, encoded by the coding sequence ATGCCGCCACCTCCGCCGCTAGTAGGAGGTGGAGATGGAAGATTTGTACCAATATCCGGAAGGATGACAACGCTTCCACATCAGCAAGAAACAGCTATGAAATGCCCTAGATGTGAATCTACTAATACTAAGTTTTGTTACTTCAACAATTACAGTCTATCTCAGCCACGTCACTTTTGCAAGACTTGCCGGAGATATTGGACTCGAGGTGGCGCGTTAAGGAGCGTCCCAGTTGGCGGTGGCTGCCGTAGAAACAAGAAGAGCAAGGGATCAAGGGGTTCTAGTTCAAAGTCTCCTGCTACCACTACAAGCTCAACTAGTAATACACCAATATCTCCTAATAGTTACGCCACGGATAATTCGATATTAGGGCATTTGGCTCACAACAATAGACCACCTCAATTTCCAATTATGCCCCCAGCTTTACATCACTTTGGAGGTGGGGATCTTGGTTTAACATTTGGTGATGGAAATGGAACTCGTATGATCAATCTTGGTCAAGATAGTAATTATCCATTTTTGGAAGGTGCTAATAGTGGCGGTATGTACGGTGAAGGCCCATCGAACTACGGTGGACAAGTTGCAGGGATGAAGATGGAGGAAAATCATCATAATCAACAGCAACATCAAGGAACAAATTTATCAAGAAACTTTCTTGGTATTTCAGGAAATGATCAATTCTTGGGTACTAGCAATGTTGCATGGGGTACAACTGATCTAAGTGGTTTCCCTTCTTCTTCTACTACTACACCCCATCTCTTGTGA